In a single window of the Nicotiana tomentosiformis chromosome 8, ASM39032v3, whole genome shotgun sequence genome:
- the LOC138897250 gene encoding uncharacterized protein, translating to MVYGKACHLPVELEHKAYWVIKKLNFDAELAGQKWLMQLNELDEFLLHVPIGSLIQFEVETLSEKLKSRWPIPFEVVRVTPHGAIELRVVGGERTFLVNGQRVKNYYRGDFDRQKSKVLLAND from the exons atggtttatgggaaggcatgccatttaccggtggaacttgagcacaaggcctatTGGGTGATAAAGAAGCTGAACTTTGATGCAGAATTAGCGGGTCAAAAATGGTTGATGCAAttgaacgagcttgatgagtttctcTTGCACGT GCCAATTGGTTCTCTTATTCAATTCGAGGTTGAGACTCTTTCCGAGAAGCTCAAATCGAGATGGCCGATCCCGTTTGAGGTAGTAAGAGTCACTCCACATGGTGCAATTGAGCTGCGCGTCGTAGGTGGCGAGAGAACGTTCTTAGTGAATGGACAAAGAGTAAAGAACTATTATAGAGGTGACTTTGATCGTCAGAAGTCGAAGGTGTTACTAGCCAATGATTAG